One genomic region from Nymphaea colorata isolate Beijing-Zhang1983 chromosome 12, ASM883128v2, whole genome shotgun sequence encodes:
- the LOC116265612 gene encoding vesicle-associated protein 1-1-like isoform X1 — translation MSSDELLSIQPNELRFPFELKKQISCAIQLTNQTDNYVAFKVKTTNPKKYCVRPNTGIVLPRSTCDVVVTMQAQRESPPDMQCKDKFLLQSVVATPGATQKDITPEMFNKEAGNHVEECKLRVLYVSPPQPPSPVAEGSDEGSSPRPSLSDNGNAGVVDGVAREHVAKDKNSELQTKAIVSRLTEEKNSVIQQNSKLQQELELLRKQSNKAYGGFPFLYVVIVGLLGILIGYLLRRT, via the exons ATGAGTTCCGACGAACTTCTCAGCATCCAACCCAACGAGCTTAGATTCCCGT TCGAATTGAAGAAACAGATCTCGTGCGCGATCCAGCTGACGAATCAAACAGACAATTATGTCGCCTTCAAG GTTAAGACTACGAATCCGAAGAAATATTGCGTCCGGCCGAACACCGGGATCGTCTTGCCTCGGAGCACTTGCGATGTTGTAG TTACAATGCAAGCCCAACGCGAGTCCCCACCGGACATGCAGTGTAAGGATAAATTCTTACTCCAGAGTGTGGTTGCTACTCCTGGAGCTACCCAAAAAGATATTACGCCGGAAATG TTCAATAAAGAAGCTGGGAATCATGTTGAGGAGTGCAAATTGAGGGTTCTGTATGTGTCCCCACCCCAACCACCATCACCAGTTGCAGAAGGATCAGATGAGGGTTCTTCTCCCCGCCCCTCTTTGTCAGATAATGGCAATGCTGGGGTTGTTGATGGT GTTGCACGGGAGCATGTTGCTAAGGATAAGAATTCAGAG CTTCAGACAAAGGCTATTGTGTCAAGGTTAACTGAAGAGAAAAACTCTGTCATTCAACAAAACAGCAAGCTCCAACAAGAGCTG GAGCTTTTGAGAAAGCAAAGCAACAAAGCTTATGGTGGCTTCCCCTTCCTGTACGTGGTGATCGTTGGTTTGCTAGGAATCCTCATTGGCTATCTCTTGAGGAGAACGTGA
- the LOC116265612 gene encoding vesicle-associated protein 1-1-like isoform X2 yields the protein MSSDELLSIQPNELRFPFELKKQISCAIQLTNQTDNYVAFKVKTTNPKKYCVRPNTGIVLPRSTCDVVVTMQAQRESPPDMQCKDKFLLQSVVATPGATQKDITPEMFNKEAGNHVEECKLRVLYVSPPQPPSPVAEGSDEGSSPRPSLSDNGNAGVVDGVAREHVAKDKNSETKAIVSRLTEEKNSVIQQNSKLQQELELLRKQSNKAYGGFPFLYVVIVGLLGILIGYLLRRT from the exons ATGAGTTCCGACGAACTTCTCAGCATCCAACCCAACGAGCTTAGATTCCCGT TCGAATTGAAGAAACAGATCTCGTGCGCGATCCAGCTGACGAATCAAACAGACAATTATGTCGCCTTCAAG GTTAAGACTACGAATCCGAAGAAATATTGCGTCCGGCCGAACACCGGGATCGTCTTGCCTCGGAGCACTTGCGATGTTGTAG TTACAATGCAAGCCCAACGCGAGTCCCCACCGGACATGCAGTGTAAGGATAAATTCTTACTCCAGAGTGTGGTTGCTACTCCTGGAGCTACCCAAAAAGATATTACGCCGGAAATG TTCAATAAAGAAGCTGGGAATCATGTTGAGGAGTGCAAATTGAGGGTTCTGTATGTGTCCCCACCCCAACCACCATCACCAGTTGCAGAAGGATCAGATGAGGGTTCTTCTCCCCGCCCCTCTTTGTCAGATAATGGCAATGCTGGGGTTGTTGATGGT GTTGCACGGGAGCATGTTGCTAAGGATAAGAATTCAGAG ACAAAGGCTATTGTGTCAAGGTTAACTGAAGAGAAAAACTCTGTCATTCAACAAAACAGCAAGCTCCAACAAGAGCTG GAGCTTTTGAGAAAGCAAAGCAACAAAGCTTATGGTGGCTTCCCCTTCCTGTACGTGGTGATCGTTGGTTTGCTAGGAATCCTCATTGGCTATCTCTTGAGGAGAACGTGA